The window ATTTCCTCAAGAAATGCGGTCTGGATGGTGAGCCCAGGAACCGACGACGGAAAGGTGGCCGAAACTCAGAGTTCTCTTCGTGGTCTAAGCACTCCGATCGCAGGGCCCCGAAGaaggataaaaataagaaaagactGACCGGATCAGACACCATGTCGTTTGACTCTTCGGCGGATCACTATTTCTCCAATCCGGAAAAGTTCAAGCGACTTGCACGTCGATTGATGAAGTCGTTCGACCACAAACCGAAACTTTCCCGCTCTCCTCGGCTTGAGGGCTCGAAGTCCACATCAGTGGAAAACTCCAATGTGGAGCCATATAGCAGTCCCACGGAGATTTCTGTGAAGACTCTGAAAGCCGTAAACCAATGGGAAGACAAGTGGGACGAGTGGGAGCAGATCCCGCGTCCCAGGTCCTTCATACATTCATACAAATCCAGTTTTAACACGTCAACTGCATTCAATTCAAGAACCGATCTGGAGCCCCAATTCCTCATTCCCGTCCACAGCTATCACTTTGATCCCATCGATGTGAAGAAGCACAGAAAGAGCTTTATGCTCTCGCACTCCCTCAACTCCATCGACTTTGAACTGTCCTGGCCCAGGGGCTGGCCCACTCTGGAGCCAAACGCAGAAGAGTCTAAGCCGGAAATTGTCCAGTGTCGAAGTGTGCCGAAGGCAAGGAGTCGCCGGTTGGCAAGAAAACTGCTGCGAAGAAAGTTCGCCAAGGCAGTTTCGTGCCAAACGGAGATCCCTATGtcgaaatgtttttttaaatatcacaCCTATGTGTGGCGGATACCACATAGATGCCGGAAATCCCGCAAAGGAAAACGTAAAAGGTTCAGAAAGGCGGTGGCCTGCCAAACAGAACGTCTTTGGGAGAGCTGTGAGCTGTGTAAGCCTTGTCGCGAGGACAAGGAGCCCGAGAAGCCCTACCTAGTCGAAATGAGGAAGCGCCAGGCCCGCGAAGAGCTCCGGCAGTACTATCTTCGGATGAGCAATCGCTTGCGGCCAAAGTTCTCCCCCTCTTCCAATCCGAGTCGGGGTAAGTCGCCTGTGGCTGCTGTGAAGGACACGGAATCGGCAGTTCCAAAGCCAGAAAAGGCAAACAAGGAGCTTATAGGGAAGATGCAACTGAAACTGCATCAGTGCCTGGCGGTCCTGGCCCTTTGCGACCATATTGTGGGCGAGCGCTTGAGGAAGTGTAGAGCAGAGTGCCAAGCCGGAAAGTAGATTTAGAAATTAGGGAATTGTCTTTACTTTTTGACTTTAAAAGTgtactttttaaaaacaaactctttttataaaaaataaaatattgttttttaataaacatagTTGACTGTTCCACAGAGTTGAAATGTCAATGAGAAACCTACAGAAATAGTTTCTAATTTCCGTAAGAAAAGTCCTTTCAAGGAAACCAACCGAAAATATGGAGGACCTAGCAAGCAGAACTGGTTGTCAGTTAAGTACACCAAGTTGTTTTGTTAAGTGTTTACGTAAAGTTTCGAAATCtattacaaattttaagtatatatatgtgtatatagaACGATGAATGTGTTCAATAGGACCTCGCCGCTGCTGAACCGCAAATGTCTGCAGAATAAGATACAGCAGCTGACCCCGCTCCTCAAGAAGTTGGAATGGGGCGCCAACATGGAGGGCCTGTTCCGGGCCTCCTGGAGCTACTATGCCAACGATTGCCGGGAGCGACAGACGAACATTCGCAATACAGTCCAGCAACACGCTAGACTCTTGGCTTCAAAGGGCAACCCAATGACTCCGCAGACTCTATTTAAATTACCTCCTGGCTTGAATTTAGACGAGTACATCTTCGAGGAGTTCATGACGTGCTTTAGGGACTCCAGTCGGCAGAACTGGAGAGTGGAAGATTCGAGACAGAAATCCTACTACAAGCGgggtaaaaaaaagaaaacagccTTTGGACCCACTCCTGAGCAGTGGTTTGCCTGGAAAAAGGAGATTGTGAATGTGAAAAAACAGATCATGGAGTCCTCGAATCCCTATGAGAAGGAGGAGCTCATGAGAAGGCTATCGCTCCTTCACAAACTGATCCAGCGACCACCCCTAGTTGTGATTCCATTTGATCCAGATACGGATCACTCGGAGATGAAGtcgaaaaaaaataggaagaAAGCGAGGTACAAAAAAAGACTGACACCACTTTTGCAGCAATTCTCCAAGCACACCACCATCTCGGGCAATAAGCTACTCCAGCCGAACTACAGCTACGGCTACAGATATCCCAATTATGACGATAGGTCGGTTTCCTCCTTCAGCGCTGATGTCCTGCTGCTGCAGCAGGAACTCCTTGACGAAGAGAACCGAAAACTGAATGCTGGGAATGTAGTTACCAATAGGAAGACCAGGAACTACAAACAAAAACCCGTAAACTATAGCTACTTCAACAGGTCAAGCTTCTTCAATTCCTGGAAGAGGCGTGACAACGCGAAGGACCAAAAGGGGAGAGTGGTGCAAGGGGATGCAGTTTCAAAGACAAGCACAACCCAACAAGGCAGCAAATATTCATTTGGATCGCGTCTTCAGCAATACAAGCACAAGTATTCTGCTTCTGGTGGAGTCCTCCACATCCACCGTCCATCCAAGTCCAAGACGCGACTGGGAAGGGACGAGTCCAGGGATGTGAAGGAAGGAAGTAGCTTTGAGCAATTCGCCAAACTTCCGAAGAGGCCAAATGAAGTGACCGCCGATCCGAACTTCATAAATCAAATGCCACCGGAGAAGAAGAGCAAGAAGCTTAAAAGGGAATCTAACAAAGTCGACGAGAAGCCCGAAGAAGGCCACAGGCCAAGCGCGGCATCGTTAGACGATCTACAAAAGGCAAATAAGAAGACTGAAGATAAGAAGATTGAGCGCTCAGATGTAACCTGGGGAACTATAGGTCCTATAAAGATACCAGAGAGACCCAACGACCAATCTCATTGGGGGCTAGAGGCCAAAGTGTCCAAGAAATTCTCGAGCTACCTGGATCTAAAAATTCCGATTCGAAAGACAAGGTCCGAGGGTGCTCTAGGAGAACCTGAACGGGAACATAGCAGCTTTTGGTCTGGAACGACGGATTTCGAAGTACCCACCGTTAAGCCTAGGAGGGAATCTAAAAAGAAGGAAGCCGCACCTAATCCGGAAATTCCCGAGTCTAAGGAAGACGAGGGTGAGGAGAAGCCGACAGTAAAGAAATCCCGGTCCTACATCTCCTCGGCGAGAAGAAAATCGACCTCCACGAGTAGGATAAGGAAGGCTCCCGCCATTAAGAGCTACTACTCGCAGTTGGTATCGGCGTCCCATTCGTCTATTCAGGATTCGTACATTAGCGGCGCCAATCCTAAAATTCCCATTCGGATGACGGAtgacaaaaatgaaaaatccCCCGCTCAGAAAACCTCTGATTTTGGCTGGGGGGTGTTCCAGGAGGACCGTCCCACCTCGTCCTACAATATTCCGTATGCTCCAAAAAAATATGTGCCACCTATCGCCACACTGCAACGACCTCGAAGTAAGATCCAGCAACAAAAAGTGCCGGAAAACACCGAAGCTGCAAAGAATCGGGAATCCAACATAAGTGAGAGTTCGGATGGGTATGACCAGTACGGTGATAACACGGTGTCATTGACTGGAACAGAGTTTGAAATGTACAAGTACTCCATTGATGCGAACGCCACGGACAATtcgttgattataaataaCGAGGATAACCAGCGATCCCTCCTCCCGAAACCCATGAACATAGAGGAGTTGATAAAGGAGTTCATGGACAACGAGGGCTTGGAGATTTGGTGGGATCAGTCGATAAAAAAGATCTTCAGGCACAATGCCCTCGACCACTCGTCGTTCACCAGCATTCGGAACAGCATGAAGTTCTTAGTACCGCCGGAGTCCAAGGAGCCGCCTCAGCTTAAAGTCCGCAAGTTCAAGATGAAGCGAGTCAGGAAGAAGTGTGAACAGGTCGAGGTGCCTGTGAAGAGCTGCTGCTCGCTGTGCCACATCCTGCACAAGAAGACATCGGCACTACGTCCCTACATGCAGAAGATGGTGAAGCAACGCCAGCAGCTGGAGCTGAGGACCCACTACACCCAGATGCTGTTGAACTATCACCGGAAGAACCAGGAAGAGGCCCAGCGCCAAAAGAGGGTCTGCACTCGGGAAGTCCTGACGAGTTGCTTCCAGGCCCTGCGCCTCTGCGAAAGTATCCTGGCCCGCAAACGACTGATGAAGGTGCAAGGACACCCAAGCATGCCCTGTTGAAACTTCGTTTAAAGATTATGTTCTATTTTTGGCTATGATCATCATTTGGCAGGCTTATCTTACAGTAAGCCTGGGAAATGATGGACACAACCAAAAAGGAGCTTTCCAATAATTGGTTTCTTGTGAGAACTGTTTTAAAAGTCTAAGTTTGAATAAAGTAGGTATGAGAATGATAATCCCCTACAGGAGGCTGCAAATCTGTCCATTTTATTCCTAAAACGTGTCAGTTAtcaaaaaaattagttttcaAGATTAACGAATTATGTTTActaaaaaacaactgataaaaaaaaaaaaaaaaacacttgacGAGGCAGTATTTCGTCACCAAAATTAATGTAAGCTACTTTGGGCGTGGCATGCTCGTTCGTCACTGGAATGTTGCCTCGCCaagaagtttttttatttgattatgaCTTTGACTTACTTCCCGCCGGGCAAGACATTAAGTTATTACTTCCGGCTTCGGTTCCATTCTGAACTTACAATTTAGGCACTTAACTTA of the Drosophila ananassae strain 14024-0371.13 chromosome 2R, ASM1763931v2, whole genome shotgun sequence genome contains:
- the LOC6507261 gene encoding uncharacterized protein LOC6507261, which encodes MWGLKRGLSAAAATGRFRRFAPNINDFSQICSHAGRYRPSPPWTHGAAKGQCRNYQDLTKDPPELAKLYDRVCRTDRRPALKINFLKKCGLDGEPRNRRRKGGRNSEFSSWSKHSDRRAPKKDKNKKRLTGSDTMSFDSSADHYFSNPEKFKRLARRLMKSFDHKPKLSRSPRLEGSKSTSVENSNVEPYSSPTEISVKTLKAVNQWEDKWDEWEQIPRPRSFIHSYKSSFNTSTAFNSRTDLEPQFLIPVHSYHFDPIDVKKHRKSFMLSHSLNSIDFELSWPRGWPTLEPNAEESKPEIVQCRSVPKARSRRLARKLLRRKFAKAVSCQTEIPMSKCFFKYHTYVWRIPHRCRKSRKGKRKRFRKAVACQTERLWESCELCKPCREDKEPEKPYLVEMRKRQAREELRQYYLRMSNRLRPKFSPSSNPSRGKSPVAAVKDTESAVPKPEKANKELIGKMQLKLHQCLAVLALCDHIVGERLRKCRAECQAGK
- the LOC6507262 gene encoding uncharacterized protein LOC6507262; its protein translation is MNVFNRTSPLLNRKCLQNKIQQLTPLLKKLEWGANMEGLFRASWSYYANDCRERQTNIRNTVQQHARLLASKGNPMTPQTLFKLPPGLNLDEYIFEEFMTCFRDSSRQNWRVEDSRQKSYYKRGKKKKTAFGPTPEQWFAWKKEIVNVKKQIMESSNPYEKEELMRRLSLLHKLIQRPPLVVIPFDPDTDHSEMKSKKNRKKARYKKRLTPLLQQFSKHTTISGNKLLQPNYSYGYRYPNYDDRSVSSFSADVLLLQQELLDEENRKLNAGNVVTNRKTRNYKQKPVNYSYFNRSSFFNSWKRRDNAKDQKGRVVQGDAVSKTSTTQQGSKYSFGSRLQQYKHKYSASGGVLHIHRPSKSKTRLGRDESRDVKEGSSFEQFAKLPKRPNEVTADPNFINQMPPEKKSKKLKRESNKVDEKPEEGHRPSAASLDDLQKANKKTEDKKIERSDVTWGTIGPIKIPERPNDQSHWGLEAKVSKKFSSYLDLKIPIRKTRSEGALGEPEREHSSFWSGTTDFEVPTVKPRRESKKKEAAPNPEIPESKEDEGEEKPTVKKSRSYISSARRKSTSTSRIRKAPAIKSYYSQLVSASHSSIQDSYISGANPKIPIRMTDDKNEKSPAQKTSDFGWGVFQEDRPTSSYNIPYAPKKYVPPIATLQRPRSKIQQQKVPENTEAAKNRESNISESSDGYDQYGDNTVSLTGTEFEMYKYSIDANATDNSLIINNEDNQRSLLPKPMNIEELIKEFMDNEGLEIWWDQSIKKIFRHNALDHSSFTSIRNSMKFLVPPESKEPPQLKVRKFKMKRVRKKCEQVEVPVKSCCSLCHILHKKTSALRPYMQKMVKQRQQLELRTHYTQMLLNYHRKNQEEAQRQKRVCTREVLTSCFQALRLCESILARKRLMKVQGHPSMPC